One genomic window of Dermacentor andersoni chromosome 8, qqDerAnde1_hic_scaffold, whole genome shotgun sequence includes the following:
- the LOC126525598 gene encoding uncharacterized protein, giving the protein MAFRTSIGRSPSLWCLVLVVTILPCLGLHNGVARYRHFDDYLRNMDSEERAIITDESSPDGAGSGSDAERSITTTPPTTPSWENQRDITCCMLGQIAGDKGYHCFAKFYAARLRMRNRNRAHNRKMGFYGRNRIPDYGHRLMRTFEQCVVGDHGTIFHKCCHMVALERRDRVRYDTSASSAGRSHSATSAAEPESSASQQGESSASQHEREMNRYHHPHHRQHRTQEETGGESVEVTTTTTENPRHQRVHRHRNSDDDVSTDTGDSRR; this is encoded by the exons ATGGCATTCCGCACCTCGATCGGCCGCTCACCGTCGTTGTGGTGCCTGGTGTTGGTGGTCACGATTTTACCCTGCCTCGGACTACACAACGGTGTCGCCCGTTATCGGCACTTCGATG ACTACCTGCGGAATATGGACTCTGAGGAGCGGGCCATAATCACCGACGAATCAAGTCCAGACGGCGCTGGCAGCGGCAGCGATGCAGAGCGCAGTATCACGACAACGCCGCCCACGACCCCCA GCTGGGAGAACCAGCGGGACATCACGTGCTGCATGCTGGGCCAGATAGCCGGCGACAAGGGCTACCACTGCTTCGCCAAGTTCTACGCTGCGCGCCTCCGAATGCGGAACCGGAACCGGGCTCACAACCGGAAGATGGGCTTCTACGGCCGAAACCGGATACCGGACTACGGTCATCGCCTTATGCGGACCTTCGAGCAGTGCGTGGTGGGCGACCATGGTACCATCTTTCACAAGTGCTGCCACATGGTGGCGCTCGAACGCCGAGACCGCGTTCGCTACGACAcgtctgcgtcgtctgctggAAGAAGCCACTCCGCAACGTCTGCTGCCGAGCCGGAGTCGTCTGCGAGCCAGCAGGGAGAGTCGTCTGCTTCGCAACACGAGCGGGAGATGAACCGCTATCACCACCCCCACCACCGCCAGCACCGAACGCAAGAAGAAACCGGCGGTGAATCTGTGGAAGTCACCACGACGACCACGGAAAATCCTCGTCACCAGAGAGTCCACCGCCATCGTAACAGTGATGACGACGTCAGCACAGACACGGGGGACAGCAGACGGTAG